In Pseudorasbora parva isolate DD20220531a chromosome 9, ASM2467924v1, whole genome shotgun sequence, the following proteins share a genomic window:
- the c1ql3b gene encoding complement C1q-like protein 3b, with translation MVLVLVILIPVLVSAAGSDPRYEMLGACRMVCDPYGTKSPSLAPADNRLVQSPPTFIRGSKGELGRSGRIGPRGQPGPPGPPGPPGVIGEPGPPGLPGPPGVTGVISAATYSTVPKIAFYAGLKKQHEGYEVLKFDDVVTNLGNHYDPSSGKFTCSIPGIYFFVYHVLMRGGDGTSMWADLCKNNQVRASAIAQDADQNYDYASNSVILHLEPGDEIYIKLDGGKAHGGNNNKYSTFSGFMVYAD, from the exons ATGGTGCTGGTGCTGGTCATTCTCATCCCGGTGCTGGTCAGCGCGGCAGGATCCGACCCGCGCTACGAGATGCTCGGCGCGTGCCGCATGGTGTGCGATCCGTACGGAACGAAGTCTCCATCATTAGCACCCGCGGACAACCGCTTAGTTCAGTCTCCACCAACTTTCATCCGCGGTTCGAAAGGAGAGCTAGGGCGCTCAGGAAGGATCGGTCCGAGGGGTCAGCCGGGTCCGCCCGGACCTCCGGGTCCCCCAGGAGTCATAGGAGAACCAGGGCCACCTGGATTACCCGGTCCGCCCGGAGTCACCGGTGTCATAAGCGCAGCGACGTACAGCACCGTCCCCAAAATCGCCTTCTACGCAGGACTCAAGAAGCAACACGAGGGATACGAGGTGCTGAAGTTTGATGATGTGGTCACTAACTTGGGCAACCACTATGACCCCTCGAGCGGTAAATTCACCTGCTCCATCCCGGGGATCTACTTTTTCGTGTATCACGTATTAATGAGAGGTGGTGATGGGACCAGCATGTGGGCTGATCTGTGCAAGAATAATCAG GTGCGTGCGAGTGCGATTGCGCAGGATGCAGATCAGAACTACGACTATGCCAGCAACAGCGTGATATTACACCTGGAGCCCGGAGATGAGATCTACATTAAACTAGATGGAGGCAAAGCGCACGGAGGGAACAACAACAAATACAGCACGTTCTCGGGCTTCATGGTGTACGCCGATTAA
- the pter gene encoding phosphotriesterase-related protein translates to MSERSGKVQTVLGLIEPDQLGRTMTHEHLTMTFECSHVPPAPGDEGLAIAPIEMKHLHWLQQNPYSHQENLLLNQEIEAVKEELLCYRKAGGGSIVENTTTGINRNLPVLRQLAKETGVHVIAGAGYYVDVTHSDETRKMTVEKLTDIIVSEVLHGADGTDIRCGVIGEIGTSWPITESEKKVLRATAHAQTQIGCPVIIHPGRDKAAPGEAIRILQEAGGDISKTVMSHLDRSIFDRQELLEFAKMGSYLEYDLFGTEVLNYQFNHDVDMPNDSQRVQNLAFLIREGYEDRILIAHDIHTKHRLTKYGGHGFSHILKNIVPKMLSRGITQNQVDKILIENPKHWLTFK, encoded by the exons ATGTCTGAACGAAGCGGTAAGGTCCAGACGGTGCTGGGTCTGATAGAGCCTGATCAGCTAGGCCGCACCATGACACATGAACACCTTACAATGACGTTTGAGTGCAGCCACGTTCCCCCAGCACCTGGAGATGAGGGTCTTGCCATCGCTCCTATTGAGATGAAGCATCTTCACTGGTTGCAACAGAATCCATACAGCCACCAGGAGAACCTGCTGTTGAATCAGGAGATCGAGGCGGTGAAGGAAGAGTTGCTGTGTTACCGTAAAGCAGGAGGAGGATCCATAGTGGAGAACACCACCACGGGCATTAACCGAAATCTGCCAGTTCTGCGTCAGTTGGCGAAGGAAACGGGTGTGCATGTCATTGCCGGAGCAGGGTACTATGTGGACGTGACCCACTCCGATGAGACACGAAAGATGACTGTTGAGAAG CTTACAGATATCATTGTCAGTGAGGTGTTGCATGGAGCAGACGGCACAGATATCCGCTGTGGCGTGATTGGAGAGATCGGGACTAGCTGGCCAATCACAGAGAGTGAGAAAAAGGTCCTGCGAGCCACTGCCCACGCACAGACTCAAATCGGTTGCCCCGTTATCATTCACCCCGGGCGGGACAAAGCCGCTCCTGGAGAGGCCATCCGCATTCTTCAAGAAGCTGGTGGAGATATCTCCAAAACAGTCATGTCTCATCTTGACAG AAGCATATTTGATCGTCAAGAGCTGCTGGAGTTTGCGAAGATGGGAAGCTACCTTGAATATGACCTATTTGGTACAGAGGTGCTGAATTACCAGTTCAACCATGATGTTGACATGCCCAACGACAGCCAGAGAGTTCAGAA CTTGGCGTTCCTGATCAGGGAAGGTTATGAAGACCGAATCCTCATCGCTCATGATATCCACACTAAGCACCGACTGACCAAGTATGGTGGTCACGGCTTCTCCCACATCCTGAAGAATATAGTTCCCAAAATGTTGTCTCGAGGAATCACTCAGAATCAGGTGGACAAAATACTGATAGAGAATCCTAAACACTGGCTGACGTTTAAATAA